The following is a genomic window from Spirosoma foliorum.
TGCATTAACTAAGTAGGGCTGGTAAATCTTGTACGCATGGCGTTATCAAGCTATGACCAGGATTAGCGGTTAATATGATTTATATCATTTGAAATATAAATTTACCTAAATGATGATAAGTAGGTCGACTAAAATACAGTAGATTATTTTTTGTCCTGCTGACGAAGGAAGCATCTTTGGTAGCCGGATAAATAGCATCACCCGAAGATGCTTCCTTCGTCAGCAGGACAAAAACGCCTTTTCAAAATAACCTAAGCTATTTATGCTTGATTACTTACATTGGTCGTTATGTACAGATGCGAACCTAATCAACTTCGCACCTCTGGCATATCCAGTCCCTCCCGGCGAATATAGGCTGCGTGTTGAGTAAGTTTATCCTGACACCATTGCACCAGCGCTTGCGTACCAGGCAGGTTATTAGTATGCTGAAGCGCGGCCATCACCAATTGGTAACGACTCATGTTGTTGAGTACAAGCATATCAAAAGGCGTAGTCGTGCGACCTTCCTCCATATAGCCCCGCACGTGAAACCGATTGGGATTTGTTCGATGGTGGAGCAGTTCGTGAATGAGCATTGGATAGCCGTGAAACGCAAAAATCACGGGCCGGTCAGTTGTAAAGAGTTGACTAAAGGCGGCTTCCGGAAAACCATGTGGGTGATCCTCTGGCGACATGATTGTCAGCAAATCAACAATGTTTAGTACCCGTACCCGAAGATCGGGTAAGCGTTCTTTCAAAATTGCGGCAGCGGCAATTGTCTCATTCGTCGGAACATCACCGGCGCAGGCCAGTACCACATCCGGTTGTTGATCACCGGCATTGCCCGCCCAATCCCAGACGGACAAGCCTCGACTACAGTGATCACGGGCAGCGTCAATGGATAACCATTGGGCCTGGCACGCTTTGGAAGCAACAATCAAATTAATGTAATCGCGGCTACGAAGGCAATGGTCAGTTACAGCGAGCAGACAGTTGGCATCGGGCGGCAGGTATACCCGCGCAACGGAGCTTTTCTTGGCCACAACCGAATTAATGAAACTGGGAACCTGGTGGGTGTAGCCGTTATGATCCTGCCGCCAGACGTGGGAGGTGAGCAGGTAGTTCAACGAAGCCAGCGGTTTACGCCAGGATGTTTCTTTACTTACCTTTAACCACTTGGCATACTGATTTAGCATTGAATCGACAAGTGGGATAAACGCTTCGTAACAGCCAAACAACCCATGACGCCCCGTAAGCAGATAACCCTCCAGCCAGCCTTCGCAGGTGTGTTCACTCAGAATTTCCATCACCTGACCATCAGGAGAAAGGAACTCGTCCGTCTCGACCATTGGCCCCATCCAGGCTCGTTGCGTCGCTTGAAACAGCGGAGTCATGCGGTTCGATGTCGTCTCGTCGGGGCAGACGATCCGAAAGTTTTGAGCCGATTCATTCAGGCAAAATACATCCCGTAGGTAAATGGCCAATTGGTGCGTTCCTTCAACAGATACAGTACCTGGCGATGGAACCTTCACTGCGTAGTCGAAATAGTTAGGTAATTCGAGGGGAACCAGTAACTGCCCGCCATTTGCGTGGGCATTCATCCCAATTCGCCGGGAACCCATTGGGCAGTTGCTTGTGACACTTGAAAAAGGTTGTCCCATGCCATCAAATAAATCCTGGGGGCGATAACTCCGCAGCCAGGATTCCAAGGTAGCAAGTTGAGATGGCTTCCCGGCGGGATCGGCTACGGGCAATTGGTGTGCATGGGATGTATTCTCAATCGGCTGTCCATCAACGGTCAGCGGGCAAGTCCACCCTTTGGGTGTTTGCAGAATCAACATTGGCCAGGCTGGCACGCCCATCAACAAACCCGCCCTGGCGTTTTGCTGAATCGTCCGAATTTCACCATAGGCCCAGTTCATCGCCTGCCACATCGCTGCATGTACCTGCATCGGATCGCTACCACCAATGATACGAACCTGATAGCCATAACCTGTAAACAAATTGGTTAGCTCCTCATGGCTCATCCGTCCGTAAATCGTGGGGCCCGACAATTTATACCCATTGGCATGTAAAATGGGCAGGACGGCTCCCGATGTAGCGGGATTCAGGTATTTATTCGAATGCCAGGAAGCAGCCAGCGGGCCTGTTTCGGCTTCTCCATCGCCCACCACGCAGGCAACGATCAGGTCTGGATTATCGAGGGCGGCTCCAAATGCATGCGAAAGACAGTAGCCAAGCTCCCCTCCCTCCTGAATCTGACCGGGCGTTCCCGGAACCAGATGGCTTGGTAGGCCGTAAGGCCACGAAAACTGACGGATCAACTGGCTCATGCCGTTAAGCCCGACTTGATAGGTAGGATCGTATTCGCCCAGGGTTCCTTCCAGATACAAATTTGCCAGAATGGCCGGGGCGCCATGTCCGGGGCCGGTTACGAGTAGTATGCTGGCATCGGTATCCTGAATGAGTCGATTTAAATGGGCATATAGCAGATTCAGCCCTGGCTGGGTACCCCAGTGACCAAGCAGTCGTGGTTTAATATCAGTCGATTTTAGCGGGCGTTCCAGTAAAAAATTATCGCGAAGATAAAGCTGGGCAGCCCCCAGGTAGTTGGTGGCCAGCCAGTAACGGTGCACATTGGCAAGCCGCTGATAAGTCGGCTCAGGGATAGAAAAATCGACGACCGGGTTCATTAGTAAGGTGTTAGTTAGAGACTAGAGTCTGGACGTACGCCCATTACAAATTTGCGACCCTAAGTATCCTTAGTACTTGACTATCAACAGATAAGTACATGAGTATTGTCAGCAACCCGTTAACGTTTCCAGGACGATCGCTGACGAAAATCATCGAAAAAGCTGATAAAAATCAGTCCATTGGCAGGTCAGGAAATGCAGTTTTGTTATACCATAGCTACTACACTACCCATGATCTCCTCTGAACTACCTCTACCTGCAAACCTGATTGGACTGACAGCTCCAGAAGTTGATCAAGCCCGAGAACGATTTGGTTCTAACGCCTTGGCTGACAAGGAATACGACTGGCAATTGCTCATTCGGATTGGCACTGAACCCATGTTCATTTTACTGGCACTGGCCTGTAGTCTGTACTTTTTTTTAGGCGAATGGTACGAGGGCATTGCCCTGGGGCTGGCAATGGCATTAGTATCGGGGCTTTCGATTCTCGAATCCATACGAAGTGATCGCGCCCTGGAAGCGCTTCAACAACTAACAGCGCCTACGGTGCAAGTAATGCGTAATGGTAAGCTCGAAGCGTTACCGACTGAGCAGTTGGTTGTAGGCGATGTTATTCTATTGACAGAAGGGCAAACCGTTCCTGCTGATAGCCGTTTACTACAGGCAAATGACTGCTCGGTTGACGAAAGCACGTTGACTGGAGAGTCGGTTCCAGTGTTTAAGGCTGAAATAGGAGATCAATTTTTTAAAGGAACAACCTTAACATCAGGGAGGGCCTTTCTGTTGGTTAATGCCGTTGGGGGCAGCACCGAAATTGGTAAGTTAGGCCATGTTCTTCAAACAATTACGCCCGAACAAACACCGCTTCAACAACAAATTCATCAGTTTGTAAATCGGATGGCGTTTATTGGACTAGGTGCATTTTTACTGGTCTGGACGATCAATTTTGCCCGATCTGGCGACTGGATGAGCTCTTTACTGGTTGGCCTAACTATGGCAATGACTATCCTGCCGGAAGAGATTCCGGTGGCATTCAGCAGCTTTATGGCACTCGGGGCTTTCCGTCTGGCTCATTTGGGTGTTTTAACCAAGCAACCCCAAACCGTAGAAAGTTTAGGGTCTGCCTCGGTGATCTGCGTTGACAAAACCGGAACGATTACACAGGAAGGTATGATCCTGACCCAACTCTATGTGGGCTCCGAGCATCGTATTGTCTCTATTTCTTCTAGTTTATCGTCGGCAGCACTTGATGTAGTAACCTATGCCCGATGGGCAAGTGAGCCAGAGCCATTCGACCCAATGGAAAAAGCAATTCTGGTGGTTTATCACAAATATAAACTATCTGGTGAGCCCATGAAGCGGCCGATTGTTCATGAATATCCTTTAGCAGGATCGCCCCCTATGATGACCCATGTTTATGAACAGCAATCGGGTCCAAGGTTAATTGCAGGCAAAGGCGCAGTCGAACGAATCGTTACTAGTTGTTCACTGGATGCCCAGGAAGCAGACACTATCCTTCAGCAAGCCCGTCAATTATCTGCTCAGGGTTACCGGGTTGTTGGTGTCGCTGGCAGTGAATGGACAGGTTCTTCGTTCCCCAAAAATCAGGATGATTTCAACTGGCAGTTTAAAGGCTTGATAGCCTTTGAAAATCCGCCTAAATCCAATGCCAAACGAGTTATCAGTCAGTTTAAGCAAGCAGGCATTGCCGTTAAACTAATTACCGGCGACTTCCCGGAAACGGCCATCTCTATTGCCAGGCAAGTTGGCTTACTGGTTGATAGGCGCATATTGACCGGGGCGGAAGTGATGGCCTTGTCCGACGTCATGCTCCAGCAACAAGTTGGCCTAACCAGTGTATTCGCCCGCATGTCGCCCGACGCCAAACTCCGAGTGATTCAGGCACTTAAGGCTACCGGGCAAGTCGTTGCTATGACGGGCGACGGCGTCAACGATGGGCCAGCCTTAAAAGCCGCTCATATCGGTGTGGCTATGGGTCAGCGAGGCACGGAGTTAGCCCGACAAGCGGCCTCACTTATCCTGACCAATGATAATCTGGCTAGCATGGTTAATGCCATTGCGCTCGGCCGTAGAATTTACCAGAATCTTAAAAAAGCAATTGCCTACATCATATCCATTCACATTCCAATCATTCTGACCGTCACGGTTCCATTGCTGGCCAACTGGCCGTTTACCAATCTGTTTAGTCCTATTCATGTTATTTTACTGGAGCTGATTATGGGGCCAACCTGCTCCATTGGCTTTGAGCAAGAACCTGCGGAGAAAGGATTGATGCATCAGCCACCACGGCCCATCAACAGCACTTTTTTTACCGGCAAGGAATTAAGCTTGAGTCTGATTCAGGGATTGGTAATTGCCCTGTTCACACTTGGGGTTTATTATCAGAGCATGCAGCAGGGGCTACCGATTGACGTTGTTCGAACCAAGACGTTTGCAAGCTTAATTATGAGTAATCTCTGGCTAACCCTGGTAAGTCGATCAAATCAAGAATCCCTTCTGAGTACGCTGAAAAAGCCAAACCCGTTTCTATGGAATATCATTGGCATAACCCTAGTTCTGCTGACTGCCATTTTGTTTATTCCAGCGATTCGCTCGTTTATGCAGTTCTCATCATTAAATGCAGCTCAATTGGGCCAGTGTATGCTATCTGGTTTCGCCAGTGTAATTTGGGTTGAAGGGTACAAGTGGAGGAAGCGTGAGGCAATTAATTCGTTTTAGCTAAGCAATCCTCCAGTAATTCCAGTAAGTTACCTGTTGGAAACCCTACTTGCCGCCAAAGCTCAATACCCTGCCAAACCAATACAAAACAGGGCAGTTGATTGACGGAAAAACTTTGCGCTACACCTGGATGCACGATTTCTTCAATCTTAAGCACCTGAATTCGGCCGGTAATCTTTGGTTGTAGCTGCTCCATCAAGTTGTTTACCATAAGGTGCTGGTGAGCATCCACTGGCATAAAACAGAGTAATACAGGAAGCAGGACCTCTTGCTTACGCTCTTTTGAGTAATTGAGCTTCGTTACCATTTTGATTCATTTTTTCCAAAAAGTGGACATTAGATTTGAAAATGAAGGTGGGCATACTTTGTAGAATTGAGTATGATTCCAGTCATAGGTTTGGCTAATCTTAGTCCTGTTCGATTAAACCCTGCATAGCGTTTTTTGCACCAAAACTTAGACAACCTTTTGACTGTCAATAGTTTTCTGTAGATTTTGCTAATTTTTCAATCAACATTATTTTTAGAACTCACCTGAAAAATCGATCATATTAGCGCATTTCAGAACCAATTCTATGCATAGAGAACCGTATGCCAGCGGCTTGCTAAATGTTCTATTTGAACAGGGCGTCGACTTTTTGGGAGTATATGATTTTCAGAAGGATTGCTACGTTCGGATTAATCAGATTGGTGTAAAGATGCTTGGCTATCCGTCGGAACAATTGTTGATCGATCAGCCCCAGTTCTCTTTCCGAAAAAAACAGCTTACACCCGAACAGCGGGCCCAGGCTATTACCCAAATCCTTCAGCAGGGATATTATGAAGAGGAGACCGAAATAGCGCGGTATACTGGCGAAACATTCTGGGGCCGACTCATTGTGGAGCCATTTGCCGATGGTCAGCTGGCCCTTATCCGAATTACCAACCTGGATCGTTTACACCGTGCTGAACAAGAGTTAGATCATAGCGTTCGGCGGTATGAAGCCGTTTTTACGAACGCAACAATCGGCATTATTGTGTGCGATCAGCAGGGGAAAATCGTGTCGGCCAATCAGGTTGCTGGACAGTTATTCGGGTATGGCGTAAATCAATTAATAGAGTTGCCCATTGATCAGCTGGTTCCTCAAAGCATCAGTCAATACCACCAGAAACTTCGCCAATCCTTTATTGACCATCCGCAGGCCCGGCCAATGGGCCATAACCGAGATCTGTATGCGCAGCGTAAGGATGGGTCGCTGTTTCCGGTCGAAGTGAGCCTGAGTTATTTCCGGCTCGATAATACAATGTACGCAGTGGCTTACATTATCGACATTACCCTCAAAAAGGGGGTAGAGAAACAGGTATTAGACCAAAAAGATCAGCTGGAACGATTGAACGCCGAACTCGAACAAAAAGTAATCAATCGTACGCATGCCTTAATGAATACACTGAGGCAATTAGAAACGTCAAAAGAAGAGTTAGCCCAGTCGCTCAAAGCCGAGCGTGAATTGGGTGAATTAAAATCCCGATTTGTGTCAATGGCATCCCACGAGTTTCGCACTCCATTGACAGCCATTCTGAACTCAACTACCCTGATTGAGAAATACCCAGACACAGATCAGCAGCCGAAACGCCAGAATCATTTGCACCGGATTCGTATGTCGGTCAAACATTTGAATGAAATTCTAGAAGAATTTTTATCCGTTGGCAAGCTCGAAGAAGGAAAAGTTATCGCAAACCCAACTTTAGTCGATCTTTCTCAACTGGTGGATGAGGTCATTGGCGATATGCAAAGTCTTCTGAAAGCCGGACAGATGATTGCAACGGATATCCACTGCCCATATCTCATTTGGCTCGACCCATCCTTACTTCGTAAGATAATCGTCAATCTTCTCTCTAACGCGATAAAATACTCGGGCGAAGAATCGATTATCCGGATTTTAGCTACTACTGATGAACAGCGGATCATGCTGATTATAAAAGATCAGGGCATTGGGATTTCCATTGATGATCAACAGCACCTGTTTGAGCAATTTTTCCGGGCCAAAAACGCAGCTAACATAGCGGGTACGGGCCTGGGGCTTCACATAGTGGCT
Proteins encoded in this region:
- a CDS encoding phosphoketolase family protein, yielding MNPVVDFSIPEPTYQRLANVHRYWLATNYLGAAQLYLRDNFLLERPLKSTDIKPRLLGHWGTQPGLNLLYAHLNRLIQDTDASILLVTGPGHGAPAILANLYLEGTLGEYDPTYQVGLNGMSQLIRQFSWPYGLPSHLVPGTPGQIQEGGELGYCLSHAFGAALDNPDLIVACVVGDGEAETGPLAASWHSNKYLNPATSGAVLPILHANGYKLSGPTIYGRMSHEELTNLFTGYGYQVRIIGGSDPMQVHAAMWQAMNWAYGEIRTIQQNARAGLLMGVPAWPMLILQTPKGWTCPLTVDGQPIENTSHAHQLPVADPAGKPSQLATLESWLRSYRPQDLFDGMGQPFSSVTSNCPMGSRRIGMNAHANGGQLLVPLELPNYFDYAVKVPSPGTVSVEGTHQLAIYLRDVFCLNESAQNFRIVCPDETTSNRMTPLFQATQRAWMGPMVETDEFLSPDGQVMEILSEHTCEGWLEGYLLTGRHGLFGCYEAFIPLVDSMLNQYAKWLKVSKETSWRKPLASLNYLLTSHVWRQDHNGYTHQVPSFINSVVAKKSSVARVYLPPDANCLLAVTDHCLRSRDYINLIVASKACQAQWLSIDAARDHCSRGLSVWDWAGNAGDQQPDVVLACAGDVPTNETIAAAAILKERLPDLRVRVLNIVDLLTIMSPEDHPHGFPEAAFSQLFTTDRPVIFAFHGYPMLIHELLHHRTNPNRFHVRGYMEEGRTTTPFDMLVLNNMSRYQLVMAALQHTNNLPGTQALVQWCQDKLTQHAAYIRREGLDMPEVRS
- a CDS encoding cation-translocating P-type ATPase, producing MISSELPLPANLIGLTAPEVDQARERFGSNALADKEYDWQLLIRIGTEPMFILLALACSLYFFLGEWYEGIALGLAMALVSGLSILESIRSDRALEALQQLTAPTVQVMRNGKLEALPTEQLVVGDVILLTEGQTVPADSRLLQANDCSVDESTLTGESVPVFKAEIGDQFFKGTTLTSGRAFLLVNAVGGSTEIGKLGHVLQTITPEQTPLQQQIHQFVNRMAFIGLGAFLLVWTINFARSGDWMSSLLVGLTMAMTILPEEIPVAFSSFMALGAFRLAHLGVLTKQPQTVESLGSASVICVDKTGTITQEGMILTQLYVGSEHRIVSISSSLSSAALDVVTYARWASEPEPFDPMEKAILVVYHKYKLSGEPMKRPIVHEYPLAGSPPMMTHVYEQQSGPRLIAGKGAVERIVTSCSLDAQEADTILQQARQLSAQGYRVVGVAGSEWTGSSFPKNQDDFNWQFKGLIAFENPPKSNAKRVISQFKQAGIAVKLITGDFPETAISIARQVGLLVDRRILTGAEVMALSDVMLQQQVGLTSVFARMSPDAKLRVIQALKATGQVVAMTGDGVNDGPALKAAHIGVAMGQRGTELARQAASLILTNDNLASMVNAIALGRRIYQNLKKAIAYIISIHIPIILTVTVPLLANWPFTNLFSPIHVILLELIMGPTCSIGFEQEPAEKGLMHQPPRPINSTFFTGKELSLSLIQGLVIALFTLGVYYQSMQQGLPIDVVRTKTFASLIMSNLWLTLVSRSNQESLLSTLKKPNPFLWNIIGITLVLLTAILFIPAIRSFMQFSSLNAAQLGQCMLSGFASVIWVEGYKWRKREAINSF
- a CDS encoding sensor histidine kinase — its product is MHREPYASGLLNVLFEQGVDFLGVYDFQKDCYVRINQIGVKMLGYPSEQLLIDQPQFSFRKKQLTPEQRAQAITQILQQGYYEEETEIARYTGETFWGRLIVEPFADGQLALIRITNLDRLHRAEQELDHSVRRYEAVFTNATIGIIVCDQQGKIVSANQVAGQLFGYGVNQLIELPIDQLVPQSISQYHQKLRQSFIDHPQARPMGHNRDLYAQRKDGSLFPVEVSLSYFRLDNTMYAVAYIIDITLKKGVEKQVLDQKDQLERLNAELEQKVINRTHALMNTLRQLETSKEELAQSLKAERELGELKSRFVSMASHEFRTPLTAILNSTTLIEKYPDTDQQPKRQNHLHRIRMSVKHLNEILEEFLSVGKLEEGKVIANPTLVDLSQLVDEVIGDMQSLLKAGQMIATDIHCPYLIWLDPSLLRKIIVNLLSNAIKYSGEESIIRILATTDEQRIMLIIKDQGIGISIDDQQHLFEQFFRAKNAANIAGTGLGLHIVAKYVELMRGTITLQSELNKGTTVTITFPYENHPLD